In Streptomyces sp. RFCAC02, the following proteins share a genomic window:
- a CDS encoding multidrug efflux SMR transporter gives MAWIVLVVSGVLEAVWATALGKSAGFSRPWPTVVFGAGLLLSMAGLAYALRSVPVGTGYAVWVGIGAVGTTAYAMASGGEPVSGLKIALLAGIIGCVVGLKLAH, from the coding sequence ATGGCATGGATCGTTCTGGTGGTCTCCGGTGTGCTGGAGGCCGTGTGGGCGACGGCCCTCGGCAAGTCGGCCGGATTCAGCCGGCCCTGGCCGACCGTCGTCTTCGGGGCCGGTCTGCTGCTGAGCATGGCCGGCCTGGCGTACGCCCTGCGGAGTGTGCCCGTCGGCACCGGTTACGCCGTGTGGGTCGGCATCGGCGCGGTCGGCACGACGGCGTACGCGATGGCGTCCGGCGGGGAGCCGGTGAGCGGCCTCAAGATCGCGCTGCTGGCCGGCATCATCGGCTGCGTGGTCGGCCTGAAGCTGGCCCACTGA
- a CDS encoding inorganic diphosphatase: MEFDVTIEIPKGSRNKYEVDHATGRVRLDRHLFTSMAYPADYGFVEGTLGEDGDPLDALVLLDAPTFPGCLIECRAVGMFRMTDEAGGDDKLLCVPAGDPRFDHLQDVGDVSEFVRGEIKHFFERYKDLEPNKHVQGADWVGRAEAEAEIEKSIKRAAEAGEGH, encoded by the coding sequence GTGGAGTTCGACGTCACCATCGAGATCCCGAAGGGTTCGCGGAACAAGTACGAGGTGGACCACGCCACCGGACGCGTCCGGCTGGACCGGCACCTGTTCACCTCGATGGCCTACCCCGCGGACTACGGCTTCGTCGAAGGCACGCTGGGCGAGGACGGCGACCCGCTGGACGCGCTGGTGCTGCTGGACGCCCCCACGTTCCCCGGCTGCCTGATCGAGTGCCGCGCGGTCGGCATGTTCCGGATGACGGACGAGGCCGGCGGCGACGACAAGCTGCTGTGCGTGCCGGCCGGCGACCCGCGCTTCGACCACCTCCAGGACGTCGGCGACGTCAGCGAGTTCGTCCGCGGCGAGATCAAGCACTTCTTCGAGCGCTACAAGGACCTGGAGCCGAACAAGCACGTGCAGGGCGCCGACTGGGTCGGGCGTGCCGAGGCCGAGGCGGAGATCGAGAAGTCGATCAAGCGCGCCGCGGAGGCCGGCGAGGGCCACTGA
- a CDS encoding ATP-binding protein → MGNDGPPASDTLRRVPVPRHAPPADLGTLSGTASVTLAARPESVRRARDFTRDTLNGWRMTDRFDAVALVVSELVTNALRHGLGVLPPVPVAAAPGTGGAAVELELMRCARRLVCAVQDPDGRPPRVGELDGVTECGRGLHLVDCFSDGWGWRPLSGSRTGKVVWAVFRTA, encoded by the coding sequence ATGGGGAACGACGGTCCGCCCGCGTCCGACACGTTGCGGCGCGTGCCCGTCCCGCGTCACGCGCCCCCCGCGGACCTCGGCACACTGTCCGGCACCGCCTCCGTCACGCTGGCCGCACGCCCCGAGTCCGTGCGGCGCGCCCGTGACTTCACCCGGGACACGCTGAACGGCTGGCGCATGACCGACCGGTTCGACGCCGTCGCCCTCGTGGTCTCCGAACTCGTCACCAACGCCCTGCGGCACGGGCTCGGCGTGCTGCCGCCCGTCCCCGTGGCCGCCGCGCCCGGCACCGGCGGCGCGGCCGTCGAACTGGAGCTCATGCGGTGCGCGCGGCGGCTCGTGTGCGCCGTCCAGGACCCGGACGGCCGCCCGCCGCGCGTGGGCGAGCTCGACGGCGTCACCGAGTGCGGGCGGGGCCTGCACCTGGTGGACTGCTTCAGCGACGGGTGGGGCTGGCGCCCGCTGTCGGGGAGCCGCACCGGCAAGGTCGTGTGGGCGGTCTTCCGCACCGCCTGA
- a CDS encoding DUF397 domain-containing protein, giving the protein MADAYNGIAAHELRNVEWLKSSHSNSQGTCAEFALLPSGDVALRNSRFPDGPALVYTPAEIRALLAGVKDGEFDHLVR; this is encoded by the coding sequence GTGGCCGACGCTTACAACGGCATTGCCGCACACGAACTCCGGAACGTGGAATGGCTCAAGAGCAGCCACAGCAACTCGCAGGGCACCTGTGCGGAGTTCGCCCTCCTGCCCAGCGGCGACGTGGCCCTGCGCAACTCCCGCTTCCCCGACGGGCCCGCACTCGTCTACACCCCGGCCGAGATCCGCGCGCTGCTCGCGGGCGTGAAGGACGGCGAGTTCGACCACCTCGTGCGCTGA
- a CDS encoding CrcB family protein — MNAPSQWPVVAAVSVGGAIGACGRYGAGLLWSTPAPGFPWTTLLVNITGCAAMGVLMVLITDLRSPHRLVRPFLGTGILGGWTTFSTWSQDLERQLDDGRAAAALAYAGLTLAGALLAVTLAATGTRALIRHRETP; from the coding sequence ATGAACGCCCCGTCCCAGTGGCCGGTGGTGGCCGCCGTCTCCGTCGGGGGCGCCATCGGTGCCTGCGGCCGCTACGGGGCCGGCCTCCTGTGGTCCACGCCCGCCCCCGGGTTCCCGTGGACCACCCTGCTGGTCAACATCACCGGCTGCGCGGCCATGGGCGTCCTCATGGTGCTGATCACGGACCTGCGGTCGCCGCACCGGCTGGTCCGGCCGTTCCTCGGCACGGGGATTCTCGGCGGCTGGACCACCTTCTCGACCTGGTCGCAGGACCTCGAACGGCAGCTCGACGACGGCCGGGCGGCCGCCGCCCTGGCGTACGCGGGCCTCACCCTCGCCGGCGCGCTGCTCGCCGTCACCCTCGCGGCGACGGGGACGCGCGCCCTGATCCGCCACCGGGAGACCCCGTGA
- a CDS encoding rod shape-determining protein: MTISHDHLRRCSVAADLGAARTRIYLKNSGLVVDEPSVAAVNIKTGALIAVGTPAERMAGRTPDTIRVIKPIIGGTVVDIDMAQRMLRAMVGTRLRRAWRRNPLLRAAVCVPHDADPLARRAALETLVGVGARRVELVDSLVTAGIGCGLPVEEPEATMIVQVGAATTEIAVLSLGSVVAADKVPMGGETIDRALLQHLRNEHEVMLPSLAVRPLHDALADPGRGLAEVVGRDVATGLARTVSVDPRSLRAAVMPPLTALLDTIRAVLHRCPPDLVADLADRGVMLTGGAAGLPGLDAIVHESTGMPVRVADEPGLCAVQGLGALLEGRARPRRIVHPEPSSPRRRGRRGGRVPAAARRGPVAVDLDTDGAVDGQDADGAADTDARSQEPKVTA; this comes from the coding sequence ATGACCATCAGCCATGATCATCTGCGGCGCTGCTCGGTGGCCGCGGATCTCGGTGCCGCCCGTACCCGCATCTACCTGAAGAACTCCGGCCTGGTCGTCGACGAGCCCTCCGTCGCCGCCGTCAACATCAAGACCGGCGCCCTGATCGCCGTCGGCACCCCCGCCGAGCGGATGGCGGGCCGCACCCCCGACACGATCCGCGTGATCAAGCCGATCATCGGCGGCACCGTCGTGGACATCGACATGGCGCAGCGCATGCTGCGGGCCATGGTCGGCACCAGGCTCCGCCGCGCCTGGCGCCGCAACCCGCTGCTGCGCGCCGCCGTCTGCGTCCCCCACGACGCCGACCCGCTGGCCCGCCGCGCCGCCCTGGAGACGCTCGTCGGCGTCGGCGCGCGGCGCGTCGAACTGGTGGACAGCCTCGTCACCGCCGGGATCGGCTGCGGCCTGCCGGTGGAGGAGCCGGAAGCCACGATGATCGTGCAGGTCGGCGCCGCGACCACCGAGATCGCCGTCCTGTCCCTCGGCTCCGTCGTGGCCGCCGACAAGGTGCCCATGGGCGGCGAGACGATCGACCGCGCGCTGCTCCAGCACCTGCGCAACGAGCACGAGGTCATGCTGCCGTCCCTCGCCGTCCGCCCGCTGCACGACGCCCTGGCCGACCCGGGCCGCGGCCTCGCCGAGGTCGTCGGGCGGGACGTCGCCACCGGGCTCGCCCGGACCGTCTCCGTCGACCCGCGCAGCCTGCGCGCCGCCGTCATGCCGCCGCTGACGGCGCTGCTCGACACCATCCGCGCCGTCCTCCACCGCTGCCCGCCCGATCTCGTCGCCGACCTCGCCGACCGGGGCGTCATGCTCACCGGCGGCGCGGCCGGGCTGCCGGGCCTCGACGCGATCGTCCACGAGAGCACCGGCATGCCCGTGCGGGTCGCCGACGAGCCCGGGCTGTGCGCCGTCCAGGGCCTCGGCGCCCTGCTGGAGGGCCGGGCGCGCCCGCGGCGCATCGTGCACCCCGAGCCGTCGTCGCCGCGCCGCAGGGGCCGCAGGGGCGGCCGGGTGCCGGCGGCCGCGCGCCGCGGCCCGGTCGCCGTCGACCTCGACACGGACGGCGCCGTCGACGGGCAGGACGCGGACGGCGCGGCGGACACGGACGCGCGCTCGCAGGAACCGAAGGTCACCGCCTGA
- a CDS encoding type B 50S ribosomal protein L31: MKSGIHPAYRPVVFRDRAAGYAFLTRSTATSDRTIEWEDGNTYPVIDVETSSASHPFYTGTARVLDTAGRVERFERRYGKRAER, translated from the coding sequence ATGAAGTCCGGAATCCACCCCGCCTACCGTCCCGTCGTCTTCCGCGACCGCGCCGCCGGCTACGCCTTCCTCACACGGTCCACCGCGACCAGCGACCGGACCATCGAGTGGGAGGACGGCAACACCTACCCGGTCATCGACGTCGAGACGTCGTCGGCCAGCCACCCGTTCTACACCGGCACCGCCCGCGTCCTCGACACGGCGGGCCGCGTGGAGCGCTTCGAGCGCCGCTACGGGAAGCGCGCGGAGCGCTGA
- a CDS encoding PadR family transcriptional regulator yields the protein MSVIRLLVLGAIRQHGRAHGYQVRADLDFWGAHEWSGTKPGSIYHALRQMTKEGLLLAHGVEPSTAGGPPRSVYELTAAGEAAYLALLRASLRAHDQRIEVLTAAVGFLVDLPRGEAVALLRERVAALEAWRDEVVRQWTPDGGTHITEIMRLWVHRAESDAAWTRDLIGRLEGGAHVMAGEGPRTSEVLPAEACDDGRR from the coding sequence GTGTCGGTGATCCGGCTGCTGGTCCTGGGCGCGATCCGGCAGCACGGCCGGGCGCACGGCTACCAGGTGCGGGCCGACCTGGACTTCTGGGGAGCCCACGAGTGGTCGGGCACGAAGCCGGGGTCGATCTACCACGCGCTGCGGCAGATGACGAAGGAGGGGCTCCTGCTCGCGCACGGGGTGGAGCCGAGCACCGCGGGCGGCCCGCCGCGGAGTGTGTACGAGCTGACGGCGGCCGGCGAGGCGGCGTACCTGGCGCTGCTGCGGGCGTCGCTGCGCGCCCACGACCAGCGGATCGAGGTGCTGACGGCGGCGGTCGGCTTCCTGGTGGACCTGCCGCGGGGGGAGGCCGTCGCGCTGCTGCGGGAGCGTGTCGCGGCGCTGGAGGCGTGGCGGGACGAGGTCGTCCGGCAGTGGACGCCGGACGGCGGGACCCACATCACCGAGATCATGCGCCTGTGGGTGCACCGCGCCGAGAGCGACGCCGCGTGGACCCGTGACCTGATCGGGCGGCTGGAGGGCGGTGCCCACGTGATGGCCGGGGAGGGCCCCCGGACGTCCGAGGTGCTGCCCGCCGAAGCGTGCGACGACGGCCGGCGCTGA
- a CDS encoding helix-turn-helix transcriptional regulator, producing the protein MVRRILLGSQLRRLREACGVTREEAGYSIRASESKISRMELGRVSVKQRDVADLLTLYGVTDPTEREPLMSLARSSGRSGWWHSFNDVLPSWFQTYIGLEAAAERISTYELQFVHGLLQTESYAQAVMLNGHKGRLPAGEVDRRIALRLARQKLLVSESAPHLHCILDEAALRRPYGGLDVMDEQLRTLLEFSEYPNVTLQVVAFAQGGHVAESGAFTLLRFAEEELSDLVYLEQLTGALYLDKQEDVAAYQGVLGRLSRSAMSEKATRDHLMWLRDRL; encoded by the coding sequence ATGGTCCGCCGAATCCTGCTCGGCTCGCAGCTCAGGCGGCTGCGCGAGGCGTGCGGGGTGACCCGCGAGGAGGCCGGCTACTCGATCCGAGCCTCGGAATCCAAGATCAGCAGAATGGAGTTGGGCCGCGTCAGCGTGAAGCAGCGTGACGTGGCGGACCTGTTGACGCTGTACGGCGTCACCGACCCGACCGAGCGGGAGCCGCTGATGAGCCTCGCCCGGTCCTCGGGGCGCTCGGGCTGGTGGCACAGCTTCAACGACGTGCTGCCGAGCTGGTTCCAGACCTACATCGGTCTCGAAGCGGCGGCCGAGCGGATCTCGACCTACGAGCTGCAGTTCGTCCACGGACTGCTCCAGACCGAGTCGTACGCCCAGGCCGTCATGCTCAACGGCCACAAGGGCAGACTCCCGGCCGGCGAGGTCGACCGGCGCATCGCGCTGCGGCTCGCCCGCCAGAAGCTCCTCGTCTCGGAGAGCGCTCCGCATCTCCACTGCATCCTCGACGAGGCGGCCCTGCGCCGGCCCTACGGCGGGCTCGACGTCATGGACGAGCAGCTTCGGACGCTCCTGGAGTTCTCCGAGTACCCGAACGTCACCCTCCAGGTCGTGGCGTTCGCGCAGGGCGGGCACGTGGCGGAGTCCGGCGCGTTCACGCTGCTGCGGTTCGCGGAGGAGGAGCTGTCCGACCTGGTCTACCTGGAGCAGCTCACCGGCGCCCTGTACCTCGACAAGCAGGAGGACGTCGCCGCGTACCAGGGCGTCCTCGGCAGGCTGAGCCGCTCCGCGATGAGCGAGAAGGCCACCCGCGACCACCTCATGTGGCTGCGCGACCGGCTGTGA
- a CDS encoding GTP-binding protein — translation MLPVALVGGLHADARRSAVRRLLHGVPGSVALHHDLTGAAAHGRVVRTVRHAGGVLRGGETGLVNDCACCALRADLVPELLRLADDARCRLAVVELWDSVEPRSMAEVLTAHGAGRLRLTQVVTAVDPALALRYLACGDDLAEAGLAAAASDQRTVADTWARQIEYAPVLALAPGPEPADAADAELLDQLHPTARRIGVTDPGFAAAVTGGAFDPAAATARQHPATALLPQDAAAHGVATTVWRHRRPFHPERLYAALEDLTCAAPRSRGRFWLADRPDTLLGWDAAGGALSVDNAGPWLAALPAAAWDLVPAERRVAAALDWDDALGDRTQHLVFTGPGLDVVALRDRLAGCLLTDAEYAAGRPAWRRLASAFDALLDPVPR, via the coding sequence ATGCTGCCCGTCGCCCTCGTCGGCGGGCTGCACGCGGACGCACGCCGCAGCGCCGTCCGACGACTGCTGCACGGGGTGCCGGGCAGCGTCGCCCTGCACCACGACCTGACGGGCGCGGCCGCCCACGGCCGCGTCGTCCGCACGGTCCGCCACGCCGGCGGCGTCCTGCGCGGCGGCGAGACCGGCCTCGTGAACGACTGCGCCTGCTGCGCCCTGCGCGCCGACCTCGTGCCCGAGCTGCTGCGGCTGGCCGACGACGCCCGCTGCCGGCTCGCCGTCGTCGAGCTGTGGGACTCCGTCGAGCCCCGGTCCATGGCCGAGGTGCTGACGGCCCACGGCGCAGGCCGGCTGCGGCTCACCCAGGTCGTCACGGCGGTCGACCCGGCCCTGGCCCTGCGGTACCTGGCGTGCGGCGACGACCTGGCAGAGGCGGGCCTCGCCGCCGCCGCGTCCGACCAGCGCACGGTCGCGGACACCTGGGCGCGCCAGATCGAGTACGCCCCGGTGCTCGCGCTGGCGCCGGGTCCCGAGCCGGCCGACGCCGCCGACGCCGAGCTGCTCGACCAGCTCCACCCGACCGCCCGCCGGATCGGGGTGACCGACCCCGGCTTCGCGGCGGCCGTGACGGGCGGCGCGTTCGACCCCGCGGCCGCGACGGCCCGCCAGCACCCGGCGACGGCCCTGCTGCCCCAGGATGCCGCCGCCCACGGCGTGGCGACGACCGTCTGGCGGCACCGGCGGCCGTTCCACCCGGAGCGGCTGTACGCGGCCCTGGAGGACCTCACCTGCGCCGCGCCGCGCAGCAGGGGCCGCTTCTGGCTCGCCGACCGCCCCGACACCCTGCTGGGGTGGGACGCGGCAGGAGGCGCCCTGTCCGTGGACAACGCGGGTCCCTGGCTCGCCGCGCTCCCCGCGGCGGCCTGGGACCTGGTGCCGGCCGAGCGGCGCGTCGCCGCGGCGCTCGACTGGGACGACGCGCTGGGCGACCGTACGCAGCACCTGGTCTTCACCGGACCCGGGCTCGACGTCGTCGCCCTGCGTGACCGGCTCGCGGGCTGTCTGCTCACGGACGCCGAGTACGCGGCGGGACGCCCGGCCTGGCGGCGCCTCGCCTCGGCCTTCGACGCCCTCCTCGACCCCGTCCCGCGCTGA
- a CDS encoding DUF190 domain-containing protein produces MTTPPPAGAALRLTVLLGQDDTAHHHPLHTEVVRRAHAAGLAGASVFQGVEGYGRTSVVHTARMLSMSEALPVMVVLVDTADRIRAFIPDLTGLLDGRGLATVEPVEVVR; encoded by the coding sequence GTGACGACACCGCCGCCGGCGGGCGCGGCCCTGCGCCTGACCGTCCTGCTCGGCCAGGACGACACCGCGCACCACCACCCGCTGCACACCGAGGTGGTGCGCCGGGCGCACGCCGCGGGACTCGCCGGGGCGAGCGTGTTCCAGGGCGTCGAGGGCTACGGCCGGACGTCCGTCGTGCACACGGCCAGGATGCTGTCGATGAGCGAGGCCCTGCCGGTCATGGTCGTGCTGGTCGACACGGCGGACCGGATCAGGGCGTTCATCCCGGACCTCACGGGGCTCCTCGACGGCCGGGGGCTCGCCACCGTCGAGCCCGTCGAGGTGGTCCGGTGA
- a CDS encoding threonine/serine exporter family protein, translated as MTGDSGRPGGEEPWDPETTSGFAVPEGLEPPPAPEGEQTASGFSVPEGLSVPARPLPHSEFTPAEGIPALQLTRGAPWQDRMRSMVRLPLAERPAPEYVPRGEDESPPPVPRVLDLTLRIGELLLAGGEGAEDVEAAMFGVTHAYGLDRCEVTVTFTLLSVSHQPSLVDAPVSLDRTVRRRGTDYTRLVAVFQLVDDISAGEVTLEEAYGRLATIRRNRHPFSKWQLTVASGLLASAASTLVGGGWQVFLLAALGAMLGDRLAWLAAGRGLPEFYQFVAAAMAPALVGVAWSASHASGVGERQAAAMITGGLFALIPGRALVAGVQDGLTGYYLTASARLLEVVYLSVGIVCGVLAVLYFGEVSGVSLDPDVLDRATRPGIQLAAALLLSITFCVLLQQARSTVIPATLNGGVAWLVYGAMHDVAALSPFAATAVAAGMVGLFGQLMSRYRYTSSLPYVTAAIGPLLPGSAVYLGLLGFAQGNVATGGQNLLTAATLALAIAIGVNLGGEMARLFIPTPGAAAPTGGRRGAKRTRGF; from the coding sequence GTGACCGGGGACAGCGGACGGCCGGGCGGCGAGGAGCCGTGGGACCCGGAGACCACCTCCGGCTTCGCCGTCCCCGAGGGGCTCGAACCGCCGCCCGCGCCGGAGGGCGAGCAGACCGCGTCCGGCTTCTCCGTGCCGGAGGGCCTGTCGGTGCCGGCCAGGCCGCTGCCGCACAGCGAGTTCACGCCCGCCGAGGGGATACCGGCCCTCCAGCTCACCCGGGGCGCGCCCTGGCAGGACCGCATGCGCTCCATGGTCCGCCTCCCCCTGGCGGAACGCCCCGCGCCCGAGTACGTGCCGCGCGGCGAGGACGAGTCCCCGCCGCCGGTCCCGCGCGTCCTCGACCTGACGCTGCGCATCGGCGAGCTGCTGCTCGCGGGCGGCGAGGGCGCGGAGGACGTGGAGGCGGCGATGTTCGGCGTCACCCATGCGTACGGGCTCGACCGGTGCGAGGTCACCGTCACGTTCACGCTGCTGTCCGTCTCGCACCAGCCGTCGCTGGTGGACGCGCCGGTCTCCCTGGACCGCACGGTCAGGCGGCGCGGCACGGACTACACGCGGCTCGTCGCCGTCTTCCAGCTCGTGGACGACATCTCGGCGGGCGAGGTCACGCTGGAGGAGGCGTACGGCCGGCTGGCCACCATCCGGCGCAACCGGCACCCGTTCAGCAAGTGGCAGCTCACGGTCGCCAGCGGCCTGCTGGCGTCGGCGGCGAGCACCCTCGTGGGCGGCGGCTGGCAGGTGTTCCTGCTGGCGGCGCTCGGCGCGATGCTGGGCGACCGGCTGGCCTGGCTGGCGGCGGGCCGCGGGCTGCCGGAGTTCTACCAGTTCGTGGCGGCGGCGATGGCGCCGGCGCTGGTGGGCGTCGCCTGGTCGGCGAGCCACGCGTCCGGGGTGGGCGAGCGGCAGGCCGCGGCGATGATCACCGGCGGTCTGTTCGCCCTGATCCCGGGGCGCGCGCTCGTCGCCGGCGTGCAGGACGGCCTCACCGGCTACTACCTGACGGCGTCCGCGCGCCTGCTGGAGGTCGTCTACCTCAGCGTCGGCATCGTCTGCGGGGTGCTTGCGGTGCTGTACTTCGGCGAGGTGTCCGGCGTCAGCCTCGACCCGGACGTGCTGGACCGCGCCACACGCCCCGGCATCCAGCTCGCGGCGGCGCTGCTGCTGTCGATCACGTTCTGCGTGCTGCTGCAGCAGGCCAGGAGCACCGTCATCCCCGCCACGCTCAACGGCGGCGTCGCCTGGCTGGTCTACGGGGCGATGCACGACGTGGCGGCACTGTCCCCGTTCGCGGCGACGGCGGTCGCGGCGGGCATGGTCGGCCTCTTCGGGCAGCTCATGTCCCGCTACCGGTACACGTCCTCGCTGCCGTACGTCACGGCCGCGATCGGCCCGCTGCTGCCGGGCAGCGCCGTCTACCTCGGCCTGCTCGGCTTCGCCCAGGGGAACGTGGCCACCGGCGGGCAGAACCTCCTGACCGCGGCGACCCTCGCCCTCGCCATCGCGATCGGCGTGAACCTCGGCGGCGAGATGGCCCGCCTGTTCATCCCGACGCCGGGCGCCGCGGCGCCCACGGGGGGCCGCCGCGGCGCCAAGCGCACCAGGGGCTTCTGA
- the dacB gene encoding D-alanyl-D-alanine carboxypeptidase/D-alanyl-D-alanine-endopeptidase, with the protein MLEALRRHRSTWRLVVGAAAVGLVAAAVAVALTGPWDAGRRAAEREQAAAADAQRERSAAVAGGTGGVAVLDPVDGTGPRYTADGLARALDPALEDGALGEGAAAAVVDLATGEALWTDHAGTGRAPASTVKIVTAVTALDALGPDHRLTTTVRWDAEHERVVLVGGGDPTLTEDALRDLAERTAGALADRDAGTVGVAYDVSLYRNGGERHPIGVNDNIAYITPLQINEGRLDGSTHGPTPRSDEPAADAARAFADALADAGADVAGDPREHTAPDDAEQLAAARSAPLSALVERMLTNSDNDLAEALARHTALAAGEAADAAGLGRAMTAGLDALGIPHDGVRFADASGLDRDGRLTADVLTRTLVAAADPDHPELRSALTGLPVAGFSGTLTDRYADPGDAAGAGVVRAKTGTLTGVNTLAGTAATPDGHVLAFAFLASGTTDADAAEAALDRAASALAGCGCG; encoded by the coding sequence GTGCTGGAGGCCCTGCGCCGGCACCGCTCCACCTGGCGCCTCGTCGTCGGCGCGGCCGCCGTGGGGCTCGTGGCCGCCGCCGTCGCGGTCGCGCTCACCGGCCCGTGGGACGCCGGCCGCCGCGCGGCGGAGCGCGAGCAGGCCGCCGCCGCGGACGCCCAGCGGGAACGTTCCGCCGCCGTCGCGGGCGGCACGGGCGGCGTCGCGGTCCTCGATCCCGTGGACGGCACGGGTCCCCGGTACACGGCCGACGGCCTGGCCCGCGCCCTCGACCCGGCGCTGGAGGACGGAGCGCTCGGCGAGGGCGCGGCGGCCGCCGTCGTGGACCTCGCGACCGGCGAGGCGCTGTGGACCGACCACGCCGGCACCGGCCGCGCGCCCGCGTCCACCGTCAAGATCGTCACCGCCGTCACGGCGCTCGACGCCCTCGGCCCCGACCACCGGCTCACCACCACCGTCCGCTGGGACGCCGAGCACGAGCGCGTCGTCCTCGTCGGCGGCGGCGACCCCACCCTCACCGAGGACGCCCTCCGCGACCTCGCCGAGCGCACCGCCGGCGCGCTCGCCGACCGGGACGCGGGGACCGTCGGCGTGGCCTACGACGTGTCGCTCTACCGCAACGGCGGGGAGCGTCACCCGATCGGCGTCAACGACAACATCGCGTACATCACCCCGCTCCAGATCAACGAGGGCCGTCTCGACGGCAGCACGCACGGCCCCACCCCCCGCTCGGACGAGCCCGCCGCCGATGCGGCCCGCGCCTTCGCCGACGCCCTGGCGGACGCCGGTGCCGACGTGGCGGGCGACCCGCGGGAACACACCGCGCCCGACGACGCCGAGCAGCTCGCCGCCGCCCGCTCCGCGCCGCTGTCGGCCCTGGTCGAGCGCATGCTCACCAACAGCGACAACGACCTCGCCGAGGCCCTGGCCCGCCACACGGCGCTGGCCGCCGGCGAGGCGGCCGACGCCGCCGGCCTCGGCCGCGCCATGACCGCCGGGCTCGACGCCCTCGGCATCCCGCACGACGGCGTCAGGTTCGCCGACGCGAGCGGCCTCGACCGCGACGGACGGCTCACCGCCGACGTCCTCACCCGGACGCTGGTCGCCGCCGCGGACCCGGACCACCCCGAACTGCGCAGTGCCCTCACCGGCCTGCCCGTCGCCGGCTTCAGCGGCACCCTCACCGACCGCTACGCGGACCCGGGCGACGCGGCGGGCGCCGGCGTCGTCCGCGCCAAGACGGGCACCCTCACCGGCGTCAACACCCTCGCCGGCACCGCGGCCACCCCGGACGGGCACGTCCTCGCGTTCGCCTTCCTCGCCTCGGGCACGACCGACGCCGACGCCGCCGAGGCCGCCCTCGACCGGGCGGCGAGCGCGCTCGCCGGCTGCGGCTGCGGCTGA
- the crcB gene encoding fluoride efflux transporter CrcB has product MNWLLVAVGGMVGAPLRYLTDRAVQARTGGTFPLGTLTANVAGCLVLGLLTGAAVGARTQLLLGTGLCGALTTYSTFSYETLRLAEQGSRLLASANVAASVLAGLGATFAGVALGGAPAG; this is encoded by the coding sequence GTGAACTGGCTGCTCGTCGCCGTCGGCGGCATGGTCGGCGCGCCGCTGCGCTACCTGACCGACCGGGCCGTGCAGGCGCGGACCGGCGGCACGTTCCCCCTCGGCACCCTCACCGCCAACGTCGCGGGCTGCCTCGTGCTCGGCCTGCTGACCGGCGCGGCCGTCGGCGCCCGCACGCAACTCCTGCTGGGCACGGGGCTGTGCGGGGCGCTGACGACGTACTCGACCTTCTCCTACGAGACGCTGCGGCTCGCGGAGCAGGGATCGCGGCTGCTCGCGTCAGCGAACGTCGCCGCGAGCGTGCTGGCCGGCCTCGGCGCGACGTTCGCCGGTGTCGCGCTGGGCGGGGCGCCGGCCGGGTAG